From the Primulina tabacum isolate GXHZ01 chromosome 15, ASM2559414v2, whole genome shotgun sequence genome, one window contains:
- the LOC142526987 gene encoding pto-interacting protein 1, which translates to MSCFGCCEEDEMHKAADNGPYRTTHSAGNPAAYRATEVAQKERQTINVQPISIPAISVDELKDVTDNFGTNSLIGEGSYGRVFYGILKSQRAAAIKKLDSSKQPDQEFLAQVSTVSRLKHENVVELLGYCVDGGLRILAYEYAPNGSLHDILHGRKGVKGAQPGPVLSWAQRVKIAVGAAKGLEYLHEKAQPHVVHRDIKSSNVLLFDDDVAKIADFDLSNQGPDMAARLHSTRVLGTFGYHAPEYAMTGQLSSKSDVYSFGVVLLELLTGRKPVDHTLPRTQQSLVTWATPKLSEDKVKQCIDARLNSEYPPKAVAKLAAVAALCVQYEADFRPNMSIVVKALQPLLNTRPGPPAEPPGL; encoded by the exons ATGAGCTGTTTCGGCTGTTGTGAGGAAGATGAGATGCATAAAGCCGCTGATAATGGGCCATACAGGACAACCCATTCAGCAG GAAACCCTGCAGCGTATCGTGCCACAGAAGTAGCACAAAAAGAGAGACAAACCATTAACGTGCAGCCCATTTCCATCCCTGCTATTTCAGTTGATGAACTAAAGGACGTTACAGATAATTTTGGTACAAATTCTTTGATTGGTGAAGGATCATACGGAAGGGTGTTCTATGGAATCTTGAAAAGCCAACGTGCCGCAGCAATTAAAAAGTTAGACTCTAGCAAACAGCCGGACCAAGAATTTTTAGCTCAG GTTTCTACGGTTTCTAGGCTAAAGCACGAAAACGTTGTTGAGCTACTTGGTTATTGTGTGGATGGTGGTCTCCGCATCCTTGCTTATGAGTATGCTCCTAATGGTTCATTGCACGACATTCTCCATG GACGAAAAGGCGTGAAAGGAGCACAGCCAGGTCCAGTTTTGTCATGGGCCCAGAGGGTCAAAATCGCAGTTGGAGCTGCGAAAGGCCTAGAATATTTGCATGAGAAGGCACAGCCTCACGTAGTTCATCGTGATATAAAGTCCAGCAATGTGTTACTGTTTGATGATGACGTTGCCAAGATTGCTGATTTTGATTTATCAAATCAAGGCCCTGATATGGCAGCTCGGCTCCATTCAACTCGCGTTCTTGGGACTTTTGGTTATCATGCTCCTGA ATATGCAATGACTGGGCAACTAAGTTCAAAGAGTGATGTTTATAGCTTTGGTGTGGTGCTACTCGAACTCTTGACTGGACGTAAACCAGTTGATCATACATTGCCGAGGACACAGCAGAGTCTTGTCACATGG GCCACACCAAAGCTTAGTGAAGACAAGGTAAAGCAGTGCATTGACGCTAGACTGAACAGTGAGTACCCTCCAAAGGCAGTTGCAAAG CTGGCTGCAGTTGCTGCCTTGTGTGTGCAATATGAAGCGGATTTCCGCCCAAACATGAGCATCGTGGTGAAAGCCCTCCAGCCACTGTTGAATACTCGACCTGGACCTCCTGCCGAACCTCCCGGCTTGTGA